A window from Streptomyces sp. NBC_00299 encodes these proteins:
- a CDS encoding ABC transporter ATP-binding protein, translating into MTSAVTIPRHGGTGGRTAVAARARQVVKAYGSGETRVVALDHVDVDIARGQFTAIMGPSGSGKSTLMHCLAGLDTVTSGQIFLDETEITGLKDKKLTQLRRDRIGFIFQAFNLLPTLNAIENITLPMDIAGRKPDRAWLGRVVDTVGLSDRLKHRPTQLSGGQQQRVAVARALAARPEIIFGDEPTGNLDSRAGAEVLGFLRRSVTELGQTIVMVTHDPVAASYADRVLYLADGRIVDEMYKPTAEAVLDRMKDFDARGRTS; encoded by the coding sequence GTGACATCGGCTGTGACCATTCCCAGGCACGGGGGTACTGGAGGGCGTACGGCCGTTGCCGCGCGGGCGCGGCAGGTCGTCAAGGCGTACGGATCGGGGGAGACCCGGGTCGTCGCTCTCGACCACGTCGACGTGGACATCGCACGTGGCCAGTTCACCGCGATCATGGGCCCCTCGGGGTCCGGCAAGTCCACCCTGATGCACTGCCTCGCCGGGCTCGACACCGTCACCAGCGGCCAGATCTTCCTCGACGAGACCGAGATCACCGGGCTCAAGGACAAGAAGCTCACGCAGCTGCGCCGGGACCGGATCGGCTTCATCTTCCAGGCGTTCAACCTGCTGCCGACGCTCAACGCCATCGAGAACATCACGCTGCCCATGGACATCGCCGGCCGCAAGCCCGACCGGGCCTGGCTGGGGCGTGTCGTCGACACCGTGGGCCTCTCCGACCGGCTCAAGCACCGGCCCACCCAGCTCTCCGGCGGCCAGCAGCAGCGTGTCGCCGTCGCCCGTGCCCTCGCCGCACGGCCGGAGATCATCTTCGGTGACGAGCCGACCGGAAACCTCGACTCGCGCGCGGGCGCCGAAGTCCTCGGCTTCCTGCGGCGGTCCGTCACCGAACTCGGGCAGACCATCGTGATGGTCACGCACGACCCCGTCGCCGCCTCGTACGCGGACCGGGTGCTGTACCTCGCCGACGGCCGCATCGTCGACGAGATGTACAAGCCGACCGCCGAGGCCGTCCTGGACCGTATGAAGGACTTCGACGCCCGGGGACGTACGTCATGA
- a CDS encoding ABC transporter permease → MTVLKTSMRNFFAHKGRMALSAVAVLLSVAFVCGTLVFTDTMNTTFDKLFAVTSSDVTVSPKDAEDEDNGGGTGKPVSLPASTVEQVTAVDGVRKAEGAVASTSVTVVNSENKNMGSSTGAPTFAGNWTENDKKSMEITSGHAPRGPTDVMVDADTADKHDLKLGDELRTIAATGDIRARIVGIASWKVTNPGAAVVYFDTETAQRTLLGATGRFTQVSVTAANGVSDAQLKQNVAQSLDGAYKIQTAKETADENRKDVSAFMDVIKYAMLGFAGIAFLVGIFLIINTFSMLVAQRTREIGLMRAIGSSRRQVNRSVLVEALLLGFVGSVLGVGAGVGIAVGLMKLMSMAGMNLSTDDLTVKVTTPVVGLILGVVVTVLAAYLPARRAGKVSPMAALRDAGTPADGKAGRIRGLVGLVLTGAGVLALYTAATADKASDGALMLGGGVVLSLIGFVVIGPLLAGVVVRVISAVLLRAFGPVGRLAERNALRNPRRTGATGAALMIGLALVACLSVVGSSMVASATSELDKSVGADFIVMPQQGLIVAQAEKAMQQTPGLAHVTRNKEIKATLTSPDGKTDDSGLTAADPTYAEDLRRATTEGTLSAAYGKDAMSVGSDYAKKHGVRVGDTITVAFKDGDTAKLKVAAITKDDTAFDQGARYISMETVQKYLPADRIPQSQIMFGKAKEGQEEAAYAALKKSLHDYPQYQVRDQTDYKEELKDQMGQLLNMVYGLLALAIIVAVLGVVNTLALSVVERTREIGLMRAIGLSRRQLRRMIRMESVVIALFGALLGLGLGMGWGATAQRLLALEGLNVLDIPWPTIIGVFIGSAFVGLFAALVPAFRAGRMNVLNAIATE, encoded by the coding sequence ATGACCGTCCTGAAGACCTCGATGCGCAACTTCTTCGCGCACAAGGGGCGCATGGCCCTCTCGGCCGTGGCGGTGCTCCTGTCGGTCGCCTTCGTGTGCGGCACGCTCGTGTTCACCGACACGATGAACACCACCTTCGACAAGCTCTTCGCCGTCACCTCCTCCGACGTCACCGTCAGCCCCAAGGACGCCGAGGACGAGGACAACGGAGGCGGCACCGGCAAGCCCGTCTCGCTGCCCGCCTCCACCGTCGAGCAGGTCACGGCCGTCGACGGCGTCAGGAAGGCGGAGGGCGCGGTCGCCTCGACGAGCGTGACCGTCGTCAACTCCGAGAACAAGAACATGGGTTCCTCCACCGGCGCGCCAACCTTCGCCGGCAACTGGACCGAGAACGACAAGAAGTCCATGGAGATCACCTCCGGGCACGCCCCGCGCGGGCCCACCGACGTCATGGTCGACGCGGACACCGCCGACAAGCACGACCTCAAGCTGGGCGACGAGTTGCGCACCATCGCCGCCACGGGCGACATCCGCGCGCGGATCGTCGGCATCGCCTCCTGGAAGGTCACCAACCCGGGCGCGGCCGTCGTCTACTTCGACACCGAGACCGCCCAGCGCACCCTGCTCGGCGCCACCGGCCGCTTCACGCAGGTCTCCGTCACCGCGGCGAACGGCGTGAGCGACGCGCAGCTCAAGCAGAACGTCGCACAGTCCCTGGACGGCGCGTACAAGATCCAGACGGCCAAGGAGACCGCTGACGAGAACCGCAAGGACGTCAGCGCGTTCATGGACGTCATCAAGTACGCCATGCTCGGCTTCGCCGGGATCGCGTTCCTCGTCGGCATCTTCCTGATCATCAACACCTTCTCGATGCTGGTCGCCCAGCGCACCCGCGAGATCGGCCTGATGCGGGCGATCGGCTCCTCCCGCCGGCAGGTCAACCGGTCCGTCCTGGTGGAGGCGCTGCTGCTGGGCTTCGTCGGCTCCGTCCTCGGCGTCGGCGCCGGCGTCGGCATCGCGGTCGGTCTGATGAAGCTCATGTCGATGGCCGGCATGAACCTCTCCACCGACGACCTCACGGTCAAGGTCACGACCCCTGTGGTCGGTCTGATCCTCGGCGTCGTGGTGACGGTGCTGGCCGCCTACCTCCCGGCCCGCCGTGCCGGCAAGGTCTCCCCGATGGCCGCCCTGCGCGACGCCGGCACTCCGGCCGACGGCAAGGCGGGCCGGATCCGCGGCCTGGTCGGACTGGTCCTGACGGGCGCGGGCGTCCTCGCCCTCTACACGGCCGCCACCGCGGACAAGGCGAGCGACGGCGCGCTGATGCTGGGCGGCGGCGTGGTGCTGTCCCTGATCGGCTTCGTGGTCATCGGCCCGCTCCTCGCGGGCGTCGTGGTCCGCGTGATCAGCGCGGTGCTGCTGCGCGCCTTCGGCCCCGTCGGCCGCCTGGCCGAGCGCAACGCCCTGCGCAACCCGCGCCGTACCGGTGCCACGGGCGCCGCCCTGATGATCGGCCTCGCGCTGGTCGCCTGTCTGTCGGTGGTCGGCTCCTCGATGGTCGCCTCGGCGACGAGCGAGCTGGACAAGTCGGTGGGCGCGGACTTCATCGTCATGCCGCAACAGGGGCTGATCGTGGCGCAGGCCGAGAAGGCCATGCAGCAGACGCCGGGCCTTGCCCACGTCACCCGCAACAAGGAGATCAAGGCCACCCTGACCTCGCCGGACGGCAAGACCGACGACTCCGGGCTCACGGCCGCCGACCCGACGTACGCCGAGGACCTGCGCCGTGCGACCACGGAGGGCACCCTGTCCGCCGCGTACGGCAAGGACGCCATGTCGGTCGGCTCCGACTACGCCAAGAAGCACGGCGTGCGGGTCGGCGACACGATCACGGTCGCCTTCAAGGACGGCGATACGGCGAAGCTGAAGGTCGCGGCGATCACGAAGGACGACACCGCCTTCGACCAGGGCGCGCGCTACATCAGCATGGAGACCGTGCAGAAGTACCTCCCCGCCGACCGGATCCCGCAGAGCCAGATCATGTTCGGCAAGGCGAAGGAGGGCCAGGAGGAAGCGGCGTACGCGGCCCTGAAGAAGTCGCTGCACGACTACCCGCAGTACCAGGTCCGCGACCAGACCGACTACAAGGAGGAGCTGAAGGACCAGATGGGCCAGCTCCTGAACATGGTCTACGGCCTGCTCGCCCTGGCGATCATCGTCGCGGTCCTGGGCGTGGTGAACACTCTGGCCCTGTCGGTGGTGGAACGCACCCGCGAGATCGGCCTGATGCGCGCCATCGGCCTCTCCCGCCGCCAGCTGCGCCGCATGATCCGCATGGAGTCCGTGGTGATCGCCCTGTTCGGCGCCCTGTTGGGCCTCGGGCTCGGCATGGGCTGGGGCGCCACGGCCCAGCGGCTGCTCGCCCTGGAGGGCCTGAACGTCCTCGACATCCCGTGGCCGACGATCATCGGGGTCTTCATCGGCTCGGCCTTCGTGGGCCTGTTCGCGGCCCTGGTGCCGGCGTTCCGGGCGGGCCGGATGAACGTACTGAACGCGATCGCGACCGAATAG
- a CDS encoding DUF2079 domain-containing protein yields MPTPATSPTRDTSSDPHIPAPAPREPGRAQPDPGRRDPWLLAVALFVGYAVVSVGRYRHLGQRSWDLGIFEQVIRSYAHLQAPVADLKGPGFNILGDHFSPVTVLLAPLYRVFPSSVTLLVAQAALFALSAVPVTRAAARLLGRRRGLAIGIAYGLSWGLQQAVDFDFHEICFAVPLIAFGLEALLGQRWRAALLWAVPLVLVKEDLGFTVTALAVVVAWRARHLSPRAFRYALGVAVFGVVAVALTLLVVIPSFNSAGTYDYWNKVSESGGGGPLDGLDTKLRTLCWLLIPTTGLLALRSPILLIALPTIGWRFVSSYSQYWGTDWHYSAVLMPVVTLALVDALDTARHSTRAWLRSYVLHLPAAVAAASVALTTSLPLSALTEGEIYRKPARVSAVERLLGTVPDGASVEANIAPISRLTSRCRVFWVTNTQGIDPDFIALDNSRKRYRDVEAYARTLHPDARYTIKGTAYGVVLLERRTG; encoded by the coding sequence ATGCCCACCCCCGCCACCTCCCCGACCCGGGACACGTCCTCGGACCCCCACATACCGGCGCCCGCCCCGCGCGAGCCGGGGCGCGCGCAGCCCGATCCCGGGCGGCGTGATCCGTGGCTGCTGGCTGTCGCGCTGTTCGTCGGGTATGCGGTCGTCTCGGTCGGTCGTTATCGGCATCTTGGGCAGCGGTCGTGGGATCTGGGGATATTCGAGCAGGTCATCCGGTCGTACGCGCATCTTCAGGCCCCCGTCGCCGATCTGAAGGGGCCGGGGTTCAACATCCTGGGGGATCACTTCAGCCCGGTGACCGTGCTGCTGGCGCCGTTGTACCGGGTCTTCCCCTCGTCGGTGACGCTGCTCGTCGCGCAGGCGGCGCTGTTCGCGCTGTCCGCCGTGCCCGTCACCCGCGCCGCGGCCCGGCTGCTCGGACGGCGGCGGGGGCTCGCGATCGGTATCGCGTACGGGCTGTCGTGGGGGCTGCAGCAGGCAGTCGACTTCGACTTCCACGAGATCTGCTTCGCCGTCCCCCTCATCGCCTTCGGCCTTGAGGCGCTTCTCGGGCAGCGCTGGCGCGCCGCTCTGCTGTGGGCGGTCCCGCTCGTCCTCGTGAAGGAGGACCTGGGGTTCACCGTCACCGCCCTCGCCGTGGTCGTCGCCTGGCGGGCACGCCACCTCTCGCCGCGCGCGTTCCGGTATGCCCTCGGCGTCGCCGTGTTCGGCGTGGTGGCCGTCGCTCTCACGCTGCTCGTGGTCATACCGAGCTTCAACTCCGCCGGCACCTACGACTACTGGAACAAGGTGAGCGAGTCCGGTGGCGGCGGCCCCCTCGACGGTCTCGACACCAAGCTCCGCACGCTGTGCTGGCTGCTCATCCCCACCACCGGGCTGCTCGCGCTTCGGTCCCCGATCCTGCTCATCGCCCTGCCCACCATCGGCTGGCGTTTCGTCTCCTCCTACTCGCAGTACTGGGGCACCGACTGGCACTACAGCGCCGTCCTCATGCCCGTCGTCACCCTCGCGCTCGTCGACGCCCTCGACACCGCCCGGCACAGCACGCGCGCGTGGCTGCGGTCGTACGTCCTGCACCTGCCGGCCGCCGTCGCCGCGGCATCGGTCGCGCTGACGACCTCGCTGCCGCTGTCGGCGCTGACCGAGGGGGAGATCTATCGCAAGCCCGCGCGCGTGAGTGCCGTCGAGCGGCTTCTTGGCACGGTTCCGGACGGCGCCTCCGTCGAGGCGAACATCGCCCCGATCAGCCGGCTCACCTCACGCTGCCGCGTCTTCTGGGTCACCAACACGCAGGGCATCGACCCGGACTTCATCGCTCTCGACAACTCCCGCAAGCGCTACCGCGATGTCGAGGCCTACGCCCGCACCCTGCACCCCGACGCCCGGTACACGATCAAGGGCACCGCCTACGGAGTCGTACTCCTGGAACGCCGCACGGGATAG
- the mfd gene encoding transcription-repair coupling factor, giving the protein MSLHGLLDAVVKDTALAEAITAAADGNRMHVDLVGPPAARPFAIAALARETDRPVLAVTATGREAEDLAAALRSLLPPEGVAEYPSWETLPHERLSPRSDTVGRRLAVLRRLAHPSTDDPETGPVSVVVAPVRSVLQPQVKGLGDLEPVALRTGRTADLNAVVDALAAAAYARVELVEKRGEFAVRGGILDVFPPTEEHPLRVEFWGDDIEEIRYFKVADQRSLEVAEHGLWAPPCRELLLTDDVRARARALAEQHPELGELLGKIAEGIAVEGMESLAPVLVDDMELLLDVLPKGAMAVVCDPERVRTRAADLVATSQEFLQASWAATAGGGEAPIDVGAASLWSIADVRDRARELEMMWWSVSPFAADLVQEADTLKLGMHAPETYRGDTAKALADTKGWLADGWRTVFVTEAHGPAARTVEVLGGEGVAARLEADLGEISPSVVHVACGSIDYGFVDPALRLAVLTETDLTGQKAAGKDGARMPARRRKTIDPLTLEAGDYIVHEQHGVGRYIEMVQRTVQGATREYLVVEYAPAKRGQPGDRLYIPTDQLEQITKYVGGEAPTLHRLGGADWTKTKARAKKAVKEIAADLIKLYSARMAAPGHAFGSDTPWQRELEDAFPYAETPDQLTTIAEVKEDMEKSVPMDRLICGDVGYGKTEIAVRAAFKAVQDGKQVAVLVPTTLLVQQHFGTFSERYSQFPVNTRALSRFQTDTEAKAVLEGLREGSVDIVIGTHRLFSSETKFKDLGLVIVDEEQRFGVEHKEQLKKLRANVDVLTMSATPIPRTLEMAVTGIREMSTITTPPEERHPVLTFVGPYEEKQIGAAIRRELLREGQVFYIHNRVESIDRAAARLREIVPEARIATAHGQMSEQSLEQVVVDFWEKKFDVLVSTTIVESGIDISNANTLIVERGDNFGLSQLHQLRGRVGRGRERGYAYFLYPPEKPLTETAHERLATIAQHTEMGAGMYVAMKDLEIRGAGNLLGGEQSGHIAGVGFDLYVRMVGEAVADYRASLEGGVEEEPPLEVKIELPVDAHVPHDYAPGERLRLQAYRAIASANTEEDVKSVREELVDRYGKLPEPVENLLLVAGLRMLARACGVGEIVLQGTNIRFAPVELRESQELRVKRLYPGTVIKPAAHQLLVPRPKTAKVGGKPLVGRELLGWVGEFLASILGS; this is encoded by the coding sequence ATGAGCCTGCACGGTCTGCTCGACGCCGTAGTCAAGGACACCGCCCTCGCGGAAGCGATCACGGCGGCCGCAGACGGCAACCGCATGCACGTCGACCTGGTCGGCCCCCCGGCGGCCCGTCCGTTCGCGATCGCCGCCCTCGCCCGCGAGACCGACCGCCCGGTCCTCGCGGTGACGGCGACGGGCCGGGAGGCCGAGGACCTCGCGGCAGCCCTGCGCTCCCTCCTTCCCCCGGAGGGCGTGGCGGAGTACCCGTCCTGGGAGACCCTCCCGCACGAACGCCTCAGCCCCCGCAGCGACACCGTCGGACGCCGCCTCGCGGTCCTGCGCCGGCTCGCCCACCCCAGCACCGACGACCCCGAGACGGGCCCGGTCTCCGTGGTGGTGGCGCCCGTACGATCCGTCCTCCAGCCGCAGGTCAAGGGCCTCGGCGACCTGGAACCGGTGGCCCTGAGGACCGGCCGGACCGCTGACCTGAACGCGGTCGTGGACGCCCTCGCGGCCGCCGCTTACGCGCGCGTGGAGCTCGTCGAGAAGCGCGGTGAGTTCGCCGTCCGAGGCGGCATCCTGGATGTCTTCCCGCCCACCGAGGAACACCCTCTGCGCGTCGAGTTCTGGGGCGACGACATTGAGGAGATCCGCTACTTCAAGGTCGCCGACCAGCGCTCCCTCGAAGTCGCCGAGCACGGCCTGTGGGCCCCGCCCTGCCGCGAGCTCCTCCTCACCGACGACGTGCGCGCCCGCGCGCGTGCCCTCGCCGAACAGCACCCCGAGCTCGGCGAACTGCTCGGCAAGATCGCCGAGGGCATCGCCGTCGAGGGCATGGAGTCCCTCGCCCCCGTCCTCGTCGACGACATGGAGCTGCTGCTCGACGTCCTGCCCAAGGGCGCCATGGCGGTCGTGTGCGACCCGGAGCGGGTACGCACGCGTGCCGCCGACCTCGTGGCGACGAGTCAGGAGTTCCTCCAGGCGTCCTGGGCCGCCACGGCCGGCGGCGGCGAAGCGCCCATCGACGTCGGCGCGGCCTCCCTGTGGTCCATCGCGGACGTCCGCGACCGGGCGCGCGAGCTGGAGATGATGTGGTGGTCGGTGTCGCCGTTCGCCGCGGATCTCGTCCAGGAGGCCGACACCCTCAAGCTCGGCATGCACGCCCCGGAGACCTACCGCGGTGACACCGCGAAGGCCCTCGCCGACACCAAGGGCTGGCTCGCCGACGGCTGGCGCACGGTCTTCGTGACCGAGGCGCACGGCCCCGCGGCCCGCACGGTCGAGGTGCTCGGCGGCGAGGGCGTGGCGGCCCGCCTGGAGGCCGACCTCGGGGAGATCTCCCCGTCGGTCGTCCATGTCGCCTGCGGCTCGATCGACTACGGCTTCGTGGACCCGGCGCTCCGGCTGGCCGTCCTGACCGAGACCGACCTGACCGGGCAGAAGGCAGCCGGCAAGGACGGCGCCCGCATGCCCGCCCGCCGCCGCAAGACGATCGACCCGCTCACCCTGGAGGCGGGCGACTACATCGTCCACGAGCAGCACGGCGTCGGCCGCTACATCGAGATGGTGCAGCGGACCGTGCAGGGCGCCACGCGCGAGTACCTCGTCGTGGAGTACGCCCCCGCCAAGCGCGGCCAGCCCGGCGACCGGCTGTACATCCCCACCGACCAGCTGGAGCAGATCACCAAGTACGTCGGCGGCGAGGCCCCCACCCTGCACCGCCTGGGCGGCGCCGACTGGACGAAGACCAAGGCACGGGCCAAGAAGGCCGTCAAGGAGATCGCGGCCGACCTGATCAAGCTCTACAGCGCGCGCATGGCGGCCCCCGGGCACGCCTTCGGCTCGGACACCCCCTGGCAGCGCGAGCTTGAGGACGCCTTCCCGTACGCCGAGACGCCCGACCAGCTGACGACCATCGCCGAGGTCAAGGAGGACATGGAGAAGTCGGTCCCGATGGACCGCCTGATCTGCGGCGACGTCGGCTACGGCAAGACGGAGATCGCGGTCCGCGCCGCCTTCAAGGCGGTCCAGGACGGCAAGCAGGTGGCCGTACTGGTCCCCACGACCCTGCTGGTGCAGCAGCACTTCGGGACGTTCTCCGAGCGCTACTCGCAGTTCCCGGTCAACACCCGGGCTTTGTCCCGCTTCCAGACCGACACCGAGGCGAAGGCGGTCCTGGAGGGCCTGCGCGAAGGCTCGGTGGACATCGTGATCGGCACGCACCGGCTGTTCTCGTCGGAGACCAAGTTCAAGGACCTGGGCCTGGTCATCGTCGACGAGGAGCAGCGCTTCGGCGTCGAGCACAAGGAACAGCTGAAGAAGCTGCGCGCGAACGTCGACGTCCTGACGATGTCCGCGACCCCGATCCCGAGGACCCTGGAGATGGCGGTCACGGGCATCCGGGAGATGTCGACGATCACGACACCCCCCGAGGAACGCCACCCGGTCCTGACCTTCGTCGGCCCGTACGAGGAGAAGCAGATCGGCGCCGCGATCCGCCGTGAACTGCTGCGCGAGGGCCAGGTCTTCTACATCCACAACCGGGTCGAGTCGATCGACCGGGCAGCCGCACGCCTGCGCGAGATCGTTCCGGAGGCCCGTATCGCGACGGCACACGGCCAGATGTCGGAGCAGTCGCTGGAGCAGGTCGTCGTCGACTTCTGGGAGAAGAAGTTCGACGTACTCGTCTCGACGACGATCGTCGAGTCCGGCATCGACATCTCCAACGCCAACACCCTGATCGTGGAGCGCGGCGACAACTTCGGCCTGTCCCAACTGCACCAGCTGCGCGGCCGTGTCGGGCGTGGGCGCGAGCGCGGGTACGCGTACTTCCTGTACCCGCCGGAGAAGCCGCTGACCGAGACCGCCCACGAGCGCCTCGCCACCATCGCCCAGCACACGGAGATGGGCGCGGGCATGTACGTCGCCATGAAGGACCTGGAGATCCGAGGCGCGGGCAACCTCCTCGGCGGCGAGCAGTCCGGGCACATCGCCGGCGTCGGCTTCGACCTGTACGTCCGCATGGTCGGCGAGGCCGTCGCGGACTACCGGGCGTCCCTGGAAGGCGGCGTCGAGGAGGAGCCTCCGCTCGAGGTCAAGATCGAGCTCCCCGTCGACGCCCACGTCCCGCACGACTACGCACCCGGCGAGCGCCTCCGCCTCCAGGCGTACCGCGCCATCGCCTCCGCCAACACGGAGGAGGACGTCAAGTCCGTACGCGAGGAACTCGTCGACCGCTACGGCAAGTTGCCCGAGCCCGTCGAGAACCTCCTCCTCGTGGCAGGCCTGCGCATGCTGGCCCGCGCGTGCGGCGTCGGCGAGATCGTCCTGCAGGGCACCAACATCCGCTTCGCCCCCGTGGAACTGCGCGAGTCCCAGGAACTCAGGGTCAAGCGCCTGTACCCCGGCACCGTCATCAAGCCGGCGGCGCACCAGCTGCTGGTCCCGCGCCCGAAGACGGCGAAGGTGGGCGGAAAGCCGTTGGTCGGGCGGGAGTTGCTGGGGTGGGTCGGAGAGTTCCTGGCGTCGATTCTGGGGTCCTGA
- a CDS encoding SgcJ/EcaC family oxidoreductase, protein MTTETADTAETADMKAIADVVATVERTQRAKDAEGFLALFHPDALWTTAHGKVLIGFDAIAEFTRAVLPAATWDGEVTYEVAHAQFLRPDVAAVKVRQVYHSPSGDTEGAPLYVMTKQDDGRWLLHACQNTEVRVD, encoded by the coding sequence ATGACCACCGAAACAGCCGACACAGCTGAGACAGCCGACATGAAGGCCATCGCCGACGTCGTCGCCACCGTGGAGCGCACCCAGCGCGCCAAGGACGCCGAAGGCTTTCTCGCCCTCTTCCACCCCGACGCCCTGTGGACGACCGCCCACGGCAAGGTCCTCATCGGCTTCGACGCCATCGCCGAGTTCACCCGCGCCGTGCTGCCCGCCGCCACCTGGGACGGCGAGGTCACCTACGAGGTGGCGCACGCGCAGTTCCTGCGGCCCGACGTGGCGGCCGTCAAGGTCCGGCAGGTGTACCACTCACCGAGCGGCGACACCGAGGGCGCCCCGCTGTACGTCATGACCAAGCAGGACGACGGACGGTGGCTGCTGCACGCCTGCCAGAACACCGAGGTGCGGGTCGACTAG
- a CDS encoding TetR/AcrR family transcriptional regulator encodes MTPAQQPSPRRPYHHGDLRRALLTAALDAIAVDGPSAVSLRDLARRAGVSHAAPAHHFRDRTGLLTAIAAEGFGLLATALFEAENLRNAGVRYVRFAREHPAHFQVMFTPELLRADDLELTTARALAGDALRGAVSTVVPEDRGIDARLAGVAAWSLAHGFATLLLSHNLDGPVGDKDPEEVFRTLAAMLFESLPVSES; translated from the coding sequence ATGACACCCGCGCAACAGCCGTCCCCCCGCCGCCCCTACCACCACGGCGACCTGCGTCGAGCCCTCCTCACCGCCGCGCTGGACGCCATCGCCGTCGACGGCCCGTCGGCTGTGAGTCTGCGCGATCTCGCACGCCGGGCCGGTGTCTCGCACGCGGCGCCCGCCCATCACTTCCGGGACCGCACGGGCCTGCTCACGGCGATCGCCGCCGAAGGATTCGGGCTGCTGGCGACCGCGCTCTTCGAGGCCGAGAACCTGAGGAACGCGGGTGTGCGCTACGTCCGCTTCGCGCGCGAGCACCCCGCGCACTTCCAGGTGATGTTCACGCCCGAGCTGCTCCGCGCCGACGACCTGGAGCTGACCACGGCCCGCGCCCTCGCCGGCGACGCCCTGCGCGGCGCCGTCTCCACCGTCGTCCCCGAGGACCGTGGCATCGACGCCCGCCTGGCCGGAGTTGCCGCCTGGTCCCTGGCCCACGGCTTCGCCACGCTGCTCCTCAGCCACAACCTGGACGGCCCGGTCGGCGACAAGGATCCGGAGGAGGTGTTCCGGACGCTGGCGGCGATGCTGTTCGAGAGCCTGCCCGTGAGCGAGTCCTGA
- a CDS encoding SCO6745 family protein: MVKHEGGLESTRVRQLWHLLEPLHAVLYYAPEVLGEAVALGYDVTDRWPSYFPYRAAPLGAVGAERVASAFYSFSPRMVAENIEPAWKIASPEALLQARVRGIDRAYRAMFGARTDSPELAEAAALTRRAAEAANTAGRPLAAANAALDWPEAPHLQLWHAATILREHRGDGHIAALLVAGLDPVESLVSFAAIGAASVERFESRGWSRAQWASARDRLTARGLVGADGTATDAGRELRRTVEERTDQLAAAPWQSLTVEEVDRLAALLGEFWVAVLSSGLLPTETTLGIGKV; encoded by the coding sequence ATGGTGAAGCACGAGGGCGGTCTGGAGTCGACTCGGGTACGTCAGCTCTGGCATCTGCTGGAGCCGCTGCACGCGGTGCTGTACTACGCGCCGGAGGTCTTGGGGGAGGCGGTCGCGCTCGGCTACGACGTGACGGATCGCTGGCCCAGCTACTTCCCGTACCGGGCCGCGCCGTTGGGAGCGGTGGGCGCGGAGCGCGTCGCGTCCGCCTTCTACAGCTTCAGTCCGCGCATGGTCGCCGAAAACATCGAGCCCGCGTGGAAGATCGCGAGTCCTGAGGCCTTGTTGCAGGCGAGGGTGCGAGGGATCGACCGGGCCTACCGCGCGATGTTCGGCGCCCGTACGGACAGCCCCGAGCTGGCGGAGGCCGCGGCTCTCACCCGCCGTGCCGCCGAGGCGGCGAACACCGCGGGCCGCCCGCTCGCCGCGGCCAACGCCGCTCTGGACTGGCCTGAGGCTCCGCACCTCCAGCTCTGGCACGCGGCGACGATCCTGCGCGAACACCGGGGCGACGGCCACATAGCCGCTCTGCTGGTGGCCGGCCTCGATCCCGTCGAGTCGCTGGTGTCGTTCGCCGCGATAGGTGCCGCATCCGTCGAGCGCTTCGAAAGCCGTGGCTGGAGCCGTGCGCAATGGGCCTCCGCCCGTGACCGCCTGACCGCCCGAGGTCTGGTCGGCGCCGACGGTACGGCCACGGATGCCGGCCGCGAACTGCGTCGCACCGTCGAGGAGCGGACCGATCAACTCGCCGCCGCGCCCTGGCAGTCGCTCACGGTGGAGGAGGTCGACCGCCTCGCTGCCCTGCTCGGCGAGTTCTGGGTGGCGGTGCTGTCCTCCGGGCTGCTGCCGACGGAGACGACGCTGGGGATCGGGAAGGTCTGA
- a CDS encoding Rv0909 family putative TA system antitoxin: MGIFDKFKNRHAQDKTKDMSDTAERKANEKTGNKYESQVDDAQQRMERGMGMDRDRPPEQP, from the coding sequence ATGGGCATCTTCGACAAGTTCAAGAACCGTCACGCGCAGGACAAGACCAAGGACATGTCCGACACCGCGGAACGGAAGGCGAACGAGAAGACGGGCAACAAGTACGAGAGCCAGGTCGACGACGCGCAGCAACGGATGGAGCGCGGAATGGGCATGGATCGCGACCGGCCGCCCGAGCAGCCGTAG